A stretch of the Malus domestica chromosome 08, GDT2T_hap1 genome encodes the following:
- the LOC103446567 gene encoding zinc finger BED domain-containing protein RICESLEEPER 2-like translates to MFWVLQIAIEVYPSQAKKVPIWRLKARAKIMNQLILIKIWTKLNQALTITLVRRGKKPRLSGSILRKRCFVGGGVKAVCNHCQTSLASGSTIGTSSLRSHVNTCPVLTTKKKSPGITGDGSVKHGAYSFDEDNARKELAYMIILHEYPLSIVDHLGFKRFCNSLQP, encoded by the exons ATGTTCTGGGTGCTGCAAATTGCTATAGAAGTATATCCTAGCCAAGCGAAAAAAG TTCCAATATGGAGACTCAAAGCGAGAGCCAAGATAATGAACCAAttaatcttgatcaagatttgGACCAAGCTGAATCAAGCTTTGACGATAACACTGgtaagaagaggaaaaaaaccTCGGTTGTCTGGCAGCATTTTAAGGAAAAGATGttttgtgggggggggggtgaaAGCTGTCTGTAACCATTGTCAGACTAGTCTAGCATCGGGCTCCACTATTGGTACTTCATCTTTACGTTCACATGTTAATACATGTCCTGTTTTGACAACAAAGAAAAAGAGTCCAGGTATAACTGGTGATGGGTCTGTTAAACATGGTGCATATAGTTTTGATGAAGATAACGCTAGGAAAGAGCTAGCTTATATGATTATCTTACATGAGTATCCTTTATCTATAGTGGACCATTTGGGTTTTAAGAGGTTTTGCAATTCATTGCAACCCTGA
- the LOC103446577 gene encoding uncharacterized protein, whose amino-acid sequence MPIYLSSAHRMDDEEICLFDKDTIVTKAPKKSPLILRMVVLLFAMVCGVFICLVCLKQINTQTKTKLLNIVAINHRDKINQPCQVPDDLEQSEISYLHYPKPQTFKRRECVCNPVRYFAILSMQRSGSGWFETLLNSHINVSSNGEIFSVQERRVNVSSILKNMDKVYNLDWFSSASKNECSAAVGFKWMLNQGLMENHQEIVKYFEEKGVSAIFLFRKNLLRRKISVLANSYDKYAKQLNGTHKSHTHSPSEAQILAKYKPNINATLLIPDLKQDEAEAAKAIEYFKTTRHVVIYYEEVINNRTKLDEVQDFLRLPHRELRSRQVKIHTTPLSKQVENWEDVEKVLRGTSYESFMHADYQLHSSVSPH is encoded by the exons ATGCCGATTTATCTTTCTTCTGCTCACAGAATGGACGATGAAGAAATCTGTTTATTCGATAAG GATACAATTGTCACTAAAGCTCCCAAGAAATCTCCATTAATACTGAGGATGGTGGTGCTGCTTTTTGCAATGGTTTGTGGAGTTTTTATTTGCTTAGTCTGTTtgaagcaaataaacactcagaCTAAGACCAAATTATTGAACATCGTAGCGATTAATCACCGCGACAAAATTAATCAACCGTGCCAAGTTCCCGATGATCTTGAGCAATCGGAAATCAGCTATCTGCATTACCCTAAACCTCAAACCTTCAAAAG GAGGGAATGCGTCTGCAATCCCGTCCGCTACTTTGCCATATTGTCAATGCAAAGATCTGGGAGTGGATGGTTTGAAACATTGTTGAATAGTCACATTAATGTAAGCTCAAATGGGGAGATATTTTCGGTTCAAGAACGGAGGGTTAATGTTTCTTCGATTTTGAAGAACATGGATAAAGTATATAATCTCGACTGGTTTAGTAGCGCCTCCAAGAATGAGTGTTCAGCTGCCGTTGGATTCAAGTGGATGCTTAACCAG GGTTTGATGGAGAATCACCAAGAGATAGTGAAGTACTTCGAGGAAAAAGGAGTGTCTGCAATATTCCTCTTCAGAAAAAACTTGCTCCGCAGAAAGATTTCTGTACTTGCAAATTCATATGATAAATATGCTAAGCAACTCAATGGCACTCACAAGTCACATACCCATTCTCCATCGGAG GCTCAAATACTTGCAAAGTACAAGCCCAATATTAATGCCACATTGCTAATTCCCGATCTTAAACAAGATGAGGCGGAAGCTGCCAAAGCCATAGAATATTTCAAGACTACTCGCCATGTTGTTATTTACTACGAGGAGGTTATCAACAACCGTACA AAACTTGATGAGGTTCAAGATTTCCTAAGGTTGCCACACAGGGAGCTCAGGAGCCGTCAGGTTAAGATACATACGACGCCATTGTCGAAACAAGTCGAGAACTGGGAAGATGTGGAGAAAGTACTCAGAGGGACGTCGTACGAGAGTTTCATGCATGCAGACTATCAACTGCATTCTTCAGTTTCACCCCACTAA
- the LOC114823355 gene encoding uncharacterized protein — MGSDMQSVGFLDTLKMERVRTILTHTYPYPHEHSRHAVIAVVVGCLFFISSDNINTLIEKLDNNIKWWSMYACLFGFFYFFSSPFIGKTIKPSYSNFSRWYIVWILVAAVYHLPSFQSMGVDMRMNLSLGFNVFVTSVLFLLFFHIIFIGLWYIGLVSRVAGRRPAILTILQNCAVLSVACCVFYSHCGNRAILRDRQLVRRNSWFNFWKKDERNTWLSKFLRMNELKDQVCSSWFAPVGSASDYPLLSKWVIYGELACNGACAGPSDEISPLYSLWATFIGLYIANYVVERSTGWALTHPLSVEEHQKSKEKQMKPHFLDMVPWYSGTSADLFKTVFDLLVSVTVFVGRFDMRMMQAAMDKVHDGAEQKDLLYDNFVEKDDLWFDFMADTGDGGNSSYSVARLLAQPSININRDGSMLKLPRGDLLLIGGDLAYPNPSAFTYERRLFCPFEYALQPPPWSKQEHIAVDKPELPRGVSELKNYDGPQCFVIPGNHDWFDGLHTFMRYICHKSWLGGWFMPQKKSYFALQLPKRWWVFGFDLALHGDIDVYQFKFFTELIKNKVRDGDSVIIMTHEPNWLLDWYWNDVSGKNVAHLICDYLKGRCKLRVAGDLHHYMRHSFIKTNGPVPVQHLIVNGCGGAFLHPTHTFSNFKKFCGVSYETKAAYPSFEDSSRIALGNILKFRKKNWQFDFIGGIIYFILVFSMFPQCKLGHILREDSFSGHVGSFFQTVWNAFMYMLGRSYVSLAGAVLLLIVAVTFVPSKVSRKKRLLIGVLHVSAHLAAALILMLLLELGVEMCVQHKLLGTSGYHTLYQWYRSVESEHFPDPTGLRARIEQWTFGLYPACIKYFMSAFDVPEVMAVTRNNICKNGMESLSRAGAVIYYASVFLYFWVFSTPVVSLVFGSYLYICINWLHIHFDEAFSSLRIANYKSFTRFHINSDGDLEVYTLAVDRVPKAWKLDPEWDREPKQPEQMSHLRKFPSKWSAAAGQQDPLHTVKIVDQFVIRQTDKTDVGASDGSVIS, encoded by the exons ATGGGGTCGGATATGCAGTCTGTTGGTTTTCTAGATACTTTAAAAATGGAGAGGGTTAGGACAATTTTAACCCATACATATCCTTATCCGCATGAACATTCCCGTCATGCCGTAATTGCTGTTGTTGTGGGTTGCCTCTTTTTTATCTCTTCTGACAACATCAACACCCTTATAGAAAAGTTAGACAACAATATTAAGTGGTGGTCTATGTATGCATGCTTGTTCGGtttcttctatttcttttcGTCCCCATTTATAGGGAAGACTATCAAACCGAGTTATTCAAATTTCAGTCGGTG GTATATAGTCTGGATTTTAGTGGCGGCTGTCTATCATCTTCCTAGTTTTCAATCAATGGGAGTTGATATGAGGATGAATCTGTCTTTGGGTTTTAATGTATTTGTCACTTCTGttctgtttcttcttttcttccacATTATATTCATTGGTCTTTGGTACATTGGTCTCGTGTCACGTGTTGCTGGAAGGAGGCCAGCGATTTTGACTATTCTTCAAAATTGTGCT GTTCTTAGTGTAGCCTGCTGTGTGTTTTATAGTCATTGTGGCAACCGTGCTATTCTGAGAGATAGACAACTGGTACGAAGAAACTCTTGGTTTAATTTTTGGAAGAAAGATGAGAGGAACACATGGCTTTCAAAATTCCTCCGAATGAATGAGTTGAAAGATCAGGTCTGCTCATCTTGGTTTGCTCCGGTTGGGTCTGCAAGTGATTATCCACTTTTGTCCAAATGGGTCATTTATGGTGAG TTAGCATGCAATGGTGCGTGTGCTGGTCCATCTGATGAAATCTCCCCATTGTATTCATTATGGGCCACATTCATAGGCCTCTACATTGCTAATTATGTAGTGGAGAGATCAACAGG GTGGGCTCTTACTCACCCTCTGTCTGTTGAAGAACATCAGAAGTcgaaggagaagcaaatgaagcCACATTTTTTGGATATGGTTCCTTGGTATTCGGG AACATCAGCTGATTTATTCAAGACTGTCTTTGACCTCTTGGTATCAGTAACTGTCTTTGTTGGCCGCTTTGACATGCGTATGATGCAG GCAGCAATGGACAAGGTCCATGATGGAGCTGAACAAAAGGATCTTTTATATGATAACTTTGTTGAGAAGGATGATCTATGGTTTGACTTCATGGCTGATACCGGCGATGGTGGAAACTCCTCTTATTCTGTGGCTCGGCTCCTTGCTCAACCTTCCATTAATATTAACAGAGATGGTTCCATGCTGAAGTTACCACGTGGAGACTTGCTACTTATTGGAGGGGATCTTGC GTATCCTAATCCATCAGCGTTCACCTATGAAAGGCGCCTTTTTTGTCCTTTTGAGTATGCTCTCCAGCCTCCTCCATGGTCTAAACAAGAGCATATAGCTGTAGATAAGCCTGAACTACCTCGTGGTGTGTCTGAACTGAAGAACTATGATGGACCTCAGTGTTTTGTCATTCCTGGAAACCATG ATTGGTTTGATGGACTTCATACATTCATGAGGTATATATGCCATAAGAGCTGGTTGGGTGGGTGGTTTATGCCTCAAAAGAAGAGTTATTTCGCTCTGCAACTCCCTAAAAGATGGTGGGTATTTGGTTTTGATCTCGCACTCCACGGTGATATTGATGTGTACCAATTCAAATTCTTTACAGAACTTATTAAGAACAAg GTCAGAGATGGTGACTCTGTAATCATTATGACACATGAACCAAATTGGCTTCTTGATTGGTACTGGAACGATGTTTCTGGAAAGAATGTTGCGCACCTGATATGCGATTATTTAAAAGGGAGATGTAAGCTTCGAGTGGCTGGAGATTTGCATCATTATATGCGTCATTCATTTATTAAAACAAATGGTCCAGTTCCCGTGCAACATTTAATCGTAAATGGTTGTGGTGGGGCTTTTCTACATCCCACTCACACCTTTAGTAATTTTAAGAAATTTTGTGGAGTTTCATATGAGACCAAGGCTGCTTATCCTTCATTTGAAGATTCAAGCAGG atTGCTCTGGGAAATATTCTAAAGTTTCGAAAGAAGAACTGGCAATTTGATTTTATCGGTGGCATTATATACTTCATATTGGTCTTTTCTATGTTCCCACAG tGTAAGCTTGGTCATATCCTACGAGAAGATTCATTTTCTGGTCACGTGGGGTCTTTCTTTCAAACTGTGTGGAATGCTTTTATGTACATGCTGGGACGCTCTTATGTGTCTTTAGCAGGTGCTGTTCTGCTGTTAATTGTGGCAGTTACATTTGTCCCCTCTAAAGTGTCTCGGAAGAAACGATTGTTGATTGGAGTTCTTCATGTGTCTGCGCACCTGGCTGCAGCTCTAATACTTATGCTACTGTTGGAACTGGGTGTTGAGATGTGTGTCCAGCATAAACTACTGGGAACTTCAG gCTATCATACTTTATATCAGTGGTACCGATCGGTGGAGAGTGAGCACTTTCCAGATCCAACTGGCCTTCGAGCTCGTATAGAACAATGGACTTTTGGCCTTTATCCAGCATGCATCAAGTATTTCATGTCTGCATTTGATGTTCCAGAG GTTATGGCTGTCACCCGAAACAATATATGCAAGAATGGGATGGAATCGCTATCTAGAGCGGGTGCTGTTATATATTATGCTTCCGTCTTCCTTTATTTCTGGGTCTTCTCGACTCCAGTGGTTTCTTTGGTGTTCGGAAGTTACTTATACATCTGCATTAATTGGCTTCACATACACTTCGATGAAGCCTTCTCCTCTCTCCGAATTGCTAATTACAAGTCTTTCACCCGATTCCACATCAACAGTGACGGTGATCTTGAAGTTTACACTCTCGCAGTTGATAGG GTCCCGAAAGCATGGAAGCTAGACCCTGAATGGGATCGGGAGCCAAAACAGCCGGAACAAATGAGCCACCTTAGAAAATTTCCCAGCAAATGGAGTGCAGCAGCCGGTCAACAAGATCCGTTACATACTGTCAAAATCGTTGATCAGTTTGTTATTCGACAAACAGATAAAACTGATGTTGGAGCAAGTGATGGATCAGTAATTAGCTGA